Sequence from the Hylaeus volcanicus isolate JK05 chromosome 1, UHH_iyHylVolc1.0_haploid, whole genome shotgun sequence genome:
TGTTCGATAATTCGACTATATACTTCGTGATTTGGATCAAAATATggtgttaaattttttaagaataacatCTCTAATATCGGAGCTGATAGTATCAAATCCTAAAACACAAAACGATGGGTGTgtcaaaatattgatttaaagTAGAGTAAtaccattttaattaaagaatgaaCATACTTTATGCCTttctttgagaatatttacAGCCTCTTTATGAAGTATCAGATCATCCATATCTAATCTAATATAGATCGCATGCTCAAGAGGGATCTGTTgggtatttaaaaattccttaagCATCTGTcagataaaatttaaggaattaATAATCAATGAATTTAGTTGTATTATTATCAGATGAAATTAATAGTCTTTGTAAACTTACATCCAACGAAGATAATGCTTCTATTAACATTCTATATTCctggaaaatttgtttgttatgCTTGCTTTTATCTTCTTCCGTTATATACACATTCactaatttcattaattttaaaactggATGTTTGTCGATAGTAGTGTATGCAGGATCATTGAATTTTGGCCATCGTAAcattatttcctttatttcatgaaaatgatCAATATTATGTACtctattgaacattttttcgaaaGCTTCAAAACGATCTTTCTCTGTTGCACATTCACCAATATCCTTTGTCAAAGGAATATTATGGTCTATACTTGATTCATGTTTTGGAATGTCTTTTTTGCTCTCAAAAGTCTCTACATCTTCGTCAGAAAAGTTGCCCCAATCATGAGTCCATTCTACTTCGCCTTTAACACTTGATTCAGAAAAGCCTagtttgatttcatttttcccctCAATTTGTGAAGATGATTTTTCAGTtgtcattgttttcttttgtgaTTTTCCAGGGTGTAAAGTCGAACTTTGAATAGGCTCAGTTTCAAGTTCAAGTTCTTTAGTTGTTACAGAATTTTCGGCTATTTGATTTGTGTCAAAAAATGTTGTGCCTTCTAGTTGTTGATCAGCAAGTAAACGTGTTTGccaatatttgaaattttcatagataTCTGCATTTCTACTTTTATGAgctacatttataattttccttATTAAACTTATcggattaaataaatataaattttcaaaatctcTATATAATCTTTTATGTAACTCCAAACAGTAGTAATACAATGCAGTTTGAGTGTATAATTCTGTTTGTGGAAATTCTGTTAAGACATTTTGCGTTTctattatagaatttttttctatactaaataaatatgacaTTCCTAATAACCAATCGTCCTCCATAGTATATCTTGCACATTCTAGAAGTACTGAAAcagatgaattattatttatcgaaagaCGTAAATTACGGTTTAGGTACAAAGTATCGTATAATATCGCTTACAGTGATTAATATCGCTAACTTCTAATCCGCAACAAGACGACTCACTCAACATAgctattcttaaaaatgtcCGACAGCATTTTAACTTTGTATTCTGTATATCCGGCattgaataattcatatatttagtGTCGAGATTACTAAGTCTATGTCGTTTATGTAAACATTCATAAAAACATGGAAAACTTTGAAGATCGCCATTGTCCTCTTGACTTGCTTTATCGTATTCTATACTATTATCTCGGCTATTTGTAAAGTTAAGTTTTAATCTAGACTTCCAAAAGTTCGAGTCGCTTATACTTTTAATCAAACCAAATGTTGATTCTTTCATAATACTTGCGGAACTTTTTACTATTCCCGTAGACGCTTCTAACACTTTTGGaacaaattcttttgtttccaCTTGTGgctgtaaattaaaaatatgacgGTAAAATTGATTGTTTAGAATactaatctattttatatatacttcTTACGGTAGTCATCGCGTCTATGAATTCATCTTCGCTATCTGCGTTATCGGCATCGTTAAGATCGCTAGGCTCGGTTGAGGGTATCCACAGCtctaattttttatgtaaaatttgtatttctataaGATGTATCTGATCAAGTGCTTTGCCTAATATATCGCTAGGCCCATTATTTATAGCAAACCATAAACATTTTTGCCTAGTTTTTAAATCTTCGTAGTTTTCACAGTATCCCAAGTCTAATGCAACTGTCCACGCGGGAATGTAGTTATTCTGCATTAATTGTTCACAAGTAGCAGCGCAAACATTAAAATCTTTTACCTGTAAAATGAAGCTACAGGTAAAACGaacttttcaatattgttTATCTAATTTTTAGCAGTAAATTCAAAAAAAGTTTACTTACCTCCAGTGCCTTTTTcgctattaattctaaaactTTCCCTTCGCGCGCCttgctattatttttttcgattcgCAAATAAGTTGCTAGAGTTAGTAAACGTTGACGACTTTTATGACCATCCTCgcgtttatttaaacaatctGATATCAATTTTAGTCGGTCTTGCATTAATCTGACTTGGAGCGGTAGTATACTGATATTGAACTCGTTCAAAATTTGTAGCGAATTGATCAGATCGTATTCTTCTTTGATATGTGGATTATCGTCTACAATTAGATGAAGACAAGCTCTGgaataaaagttaatttatagaaattgaaataaagataaaatttacTTCAAATACAAGAACTTACCTAGCCAATTCCATGTTAGAATCGGTGAGGCTTTTTgaactattaaaatattctttactaGCCTCCAGGATCAAGTTCACGGCCTTTTCGTACGATACTTTTAACAAAgattgttcatttttcttcgtttcgattaaACCAGCGCAATTCTGTATGTTGGATTTAACACCTGATACTAAGCGTGCCGAGACGCAGATCTCGAAACATATTTCTATATCGACGCAAGTAAAAACCAAACTGTGAATTTCTAACATTTCATTCAATAACTGAGCCCACTGTTTTTCATCCGGAGGCGGAattctttagaaaaatgtacacaaattaatatacaaaaaaaccgttataaaaacaattcaaactCTTAAATAGCACtgcttacattttattcaagcCTCTTGCcatttgaattaataattgtttagcTGCTTCGGGATTGCTTTTATTTTCCCGTAACGCATTTAACGTGGTTTTAACTCCATACTTGTTTAAGATTTTTGTACACTCCAGTTCTCTGTCAAGTTCTTCAAGTAAAGTGCACATTCCGCTGGTCTTTTTTCCATCGCGATCTTTCGCAATAGAATTTACAATGCACGTTGCTTTCTCATACATATTAGGATCATTGCAAGCGTATATACAATGTAACGCTAAAATGGCAATGTCTTCTAtcatttgaacaatttcattatCTTGAGATTGTTTTATGTATTCGAAAAGTTTGACCAATAGTGTCAGGTCTTCTTTACTAAtggatattaaataatcaCTGAACAAATGTCTTTGTAATTCTCCACCCTAGAAATTGGACCAAATTAGAAATGCAATAATCATTGATAAACTTAGTCTTTCGTGCATACCAAATATTGGTGtcttcttttaataaatggtAGTACGAAATTTTTGATGTCGTCAACGAAACTCTTCTCAGTAGTCATGCTCATTAGCAGTTTGATTTTTTCTAAATCAGTTAACTTTTGTAAATGATCTAAAGATAGATCTTCTACATAAACTTTGTAAATCAAATCATCTAAAGTTTCTAAGTCTAACAACAGATTTTCTAAACCATTAATGTTATGCGATTTGGCAATCTTTATCAATTGCAAAGCATTATCAACTAAGTAACTGTTTCTTTCGATTTGATAAGCTCGAGATTTGTACCATTTTTGAAGTAACTCTGTAGTAAGCAAGGTATCCCTAAATAAgacaaagaataattaaaacatgcataaaaataacaaatatcgtaaaataaataatatagagtATATTTTAGTTTACTTATATATGGATAGCGATGGGTCGGATTCGTATAGTTGATTTGATTTATCGtcacttttgaaattaattatttcattgaacTCAGTTTTCTCAGACCAATCCTTTTGCCGTAATTCACGTTGATCGAGCAAAAATAATTGGCCATCGGTATCGCATTCCGGTAgaagttttttatatttcaatggaTTTAATGTTTCTGGGAAAAAGCTAATAATTGCTAGCCAATGAGGTAGTAAACTTTCGCCATAATACGTGAACATAATTTCAACTTCTTGACAATCGCCATTCTTGGCAAATCTGCGCTTAACGAATTAATGATACTAGAATCGGCATGTCAATtctcaaattatattataaataatttatattattttgtttatacctAATCGCATTCTCAACTGCTGAAAGTTGACGAAATTCCtcgtaaaaatttttattatatttcgatGATGATCccaaaataatttcgtatgTGAGTAATTTATCCAAATGATCTAGAAGCTTTCTTCTGTATTTAATCAAGTTGCTCTGAGCTTCtgataaatttttcatgtcaattttttcaagcaattgatttgttttttgCAGCTGTgtttttattaacgtttaatatatgttcagatttttatatatttttagataagAACAGATAAGCTTACCTGTCTTAAACTTACACTTTCTTCGTCCATTTCACTCCAATCTTCATCGGTATCGTCGACtacaaattttccattatcGCATGTTCCAATTGCTATCAAAGTTTCTAAATTGGCACCCTTTAAtccaaaatttaataattctcttGCTGCCTCTATAGTATCCGGTACGCGGGTAACACACTCATGTAGAACCCAAGATCTTTTAGAAACTTTACTCAGATGTTCTTGAATGGCATTCAAAGATAATTCGGATTTTCGCCATTGCGTTTGATAAACAAGATCCGTGTCTAAGTTGTATGTATTGGCTAAGGCCAATGCTTCTTCGTACtcctataaaataatttttatttcgtctaGTTCGAgatactttgaattttataaaaactcatacctctatatctatttttctcgaataaaGTTCTTCAGGTGTTGTACTCTTAAGACCAAGGATTCTATATGTTCTAAACAATACTCTtgacttttttcttttgggtTGAAATCTTTCGATGTCAGTTATAGAGTATAAAGTACTTTGTACTACATTCGTggtgtaatttaatatactaATTGGTTCTAATTCATCGTGCTCCTCTTCGCTTTCCGATGAGGCGTCttaaaaatcgaataaatataccTTTTATCGCGTGTATAGAAATTATAGAACATGTACCGTAATACAAACCTAATATTTGCGCTTCAGGATTAGAATCTCTATTTCGTTTTTTACTTGTTGTAAATGTTTCACAATCTAAGCATAGGAAGCCTCTATCTGGACCAAGTTCGCATATTTGGGGTTGTCCAGCTAAAAATTCGGGACTGGTCCCCAGAAGATTTTTTAAGTTCTTTGTAGAACATACAGAAGTAGATCCAGTGTATCTTGCAATTATAATTGCCTGGTCAGACCACCAACCAATGTCTAATGGGTGAAATTCTGTCACACCTGGTGgaaatttttttgattttgCATGTCCCAGGGGATTAGGTATATTAAAATCTGGTTGGTcaaacaatttccatttcttttgtaacaataaattGGGTAGTGCCCACAATGATATCGAACCATCTGAATGCAAACATGTTAAAAATGTACTATTTGgtgagatttttatttttaatatgatcGATTCTGGCTGCAGGCTTAACAGTGGAATAATATTCCATATAGAAAATCTTGATGTAGTTTGTGAATTATCATCAAAGGCAAATGACAATTTGCAATACGGATAATCGTTCAGAGGTCGCCATGAAGTTAAACCACTTTCAGAAGCTGTTGACTGTAACAAAACATGTACTATAGAATACTGTTTTTTCTAAACTGGCATATGTCTAAAATAGATTACATACCGTTAATTTTTGGGTTATTGTGTTTCCAGcaacataaaataaagaatgctTTTCATCATAAGTAACAGCATTAAcaccatttttataaaagttgccaaatgaaaattcataatttgCTTCATATCCATTGTTCACTGAGATATGATAAGATTTGAGCAGACCACTATATGTGattaatagaaattcataGGACCACTTCTCTGACTTTATTCTTGGCTTAAGAAATATCATGGATGCTATTGCATCACCAGCTTCTAAAATATGAGGATTTTGAGAAATAGTCTTTGGGCtgatgttaaaaatgttatttccaAGTGCATTGTAGAAAGATGTGTAGCCATTGCTAGATGCTAGCACAAAAATTGTTCCATCTGGACTCCAAGAGAGTTTACGCCAATGTGGAAAAGCATCCTTTggaactaaaattataaaatatgtgcaatgaatattaaaacatcCTATACTTTTAATCAGAAatcttttaaaagtaatacCGTAGACACAAAAAAACTCTATATAACTTTGTAACTTACCAGAAGCTTTCCCAACAACTGATGAATACTCATCTTTTGCTTTTCGAATTTCTATaacattttcttgtaaaacAGCCAGTAAACGTCCATGATCTCCAATTGCAATTTTCCATGGCAATGTAAGACTGATTTGTTGCGATATACTCTCTGGTAAGGAGTACCTGTTATTGAGATACCTAAgtgcatttttaattgttccagtCGTCGGTAATATTATAGCGTCATTTCtacatttctaaaagaaatattacgtTAGAAACATAACAATACATGCTCGTGAAGGTAAATTGtgtataattcaaattttttttttccatacgCTAGGCATATGTACTTACTATTAGTTCTGGGTCTTGCTTccgaacaaaatattctagCAATTCGTAAAGTATCGGCTCATTTGACGATTCATCGGAATTAACCATTTTGAGGGAAGAAACATAACCTATTACACTGACAAAAACAGACCAGTGAGTGGAATCAGTCAGAATTTGACAAGTCACTAGTACAACGTCAGgagtatttttctttacgtttAGCCACgttt
This genomic interval carries:
- the LOC128876347 gene encoding NBAS subunit of NRZ tethering complex-like isoform X2: MVNSDESSNEPILYELLEYFVRKQDPELIKCRNDAIILPTTGTIKNALRYLNNRYSLPESISQQISLTLPWKIAIGDHGRLLAVLQENVIEIRKAKDEYSSVVGKASVPKDAFPHWRKLSWSPDGTIFVLASSNGYTSFYNALGNNIFNISPKTISQNPHILEAGDAIASMIFLKPRIKSEKWSYEFLLITYSGLLKSYHISVNNGYEANYEFSFGNFYKNGVNAVTYDEKHSLFYVAGNTITQKLTSTASESGLTSWRPLNDYPYCKLSFAFDDNSQTTSRFSIWNIIPLLSLQPESIILKIKISPNSTFLTCLHSDGSISLWALPNLLLQKKWKLFDQPDFNIPNPLGHAKSKKFPPGVTEFHPLDIGWWSDQAIIIARYTGSTSVCSTKNLKNLLGTSPEFLAGQPQICELGPDRGFLCLDCETFTTSKKRNRDSNPEAQILDASSESEEEHDELEPISILNYTTNVVQSTLYSITDIERFQPKRKKSRVLFRTYRILGLKSTTPEELYSRKIDIEEYEEALALANTYNLDTDLVYQTQWRKSELSLNAIQEHLSKVSKRSWVLHECVTRVPDTIEAARELLNFGLKGANLETLIAIGTCDNGKFVVDDTDEDWSEMDEESLQKTNQLLEKIDMKNLSEAQSNLIKYRRKLLDHLDKLLTYEIILGSSSKYNKNFYEEFRQLSAVENAIRFAKNGDCQEVEIMFTYYGESLLPHWLAIISFFPETLNPLKYKKLLPECDTDGQLFLLDQRELRQKDWSEKTEFNEIINFKSDDKSNQLYESDPSLSIYKDTLLTTELLQKWYKSRAYQIERNSYLVDNALQLIKIAKSHNINGLENLLLDLETLDDLIYKVYVEDLSLDHLQKLTDLEKIKLLMSMTTEKSFVDDIKNFVLPFIKRRHQYLGGELQRHLFSDYLISISKEDLTLLVKLFEYIKQSQDNEIVQMIEDIAILALHCIYACNDPNMYEKATCIVNSIAKDRDGKKTSGMCTLLEELDRELECTKILNKYGVKTTLNALRENKSNPEAAKQLLIQMARGLNKIIPPPDEKQWAQLLNEMLEIHSLVFTCVDIEICFEICVSARLVSGVKSNIQNCAGLIETKKNEQSLLKVSYEKAVNLILEASKEYFNSSKSLTDSNMELARACLHLIVDDNPHIKEEYDLINSLQILNEFNISILPLQVRLMQDRLKLISDCLNKREDGHKSRQRLLTLATYLRIEKNNSKAREGKVLELIAKKALEVKDFNVCAATCEQLMQNNYIPAWTVALDLGYCENYEDLKTRQKCLWFAINNGPSDILGKALDQIHLIEIQILHKKLELWIPSTEPSDLNDADNADSEDEFIDAMTTPQVETKEFVPKVLEASTGIVKSSASIMKESTFGLIKSISDSNFWKSRLKLNFTNSRDNSIEYDKASQEDNGDLQSFPCFYECLHKRHRLSNLDTKYMNYSMPDIQNTKLKCCRTFLRIAMLSESSCCGLEVSDINHLLLECARYTMEDDWLLGMSYLFSIEKNSIIETQNVLTEFPQTELYTQTALYYYCLELHKRLYRDFENLYLFNPISLIRKIINVAHKSRNADIYENFKYWQTRLLADQQLEGTTFFDTNQIAENSVTTKELELETEPIQSSTLHPGKSQKKTMTTEKSSSQIEGKNEIKLGFSESSVKGEVEWTHDWGNFSDEDVETFESKKDIPKHESSIDHNIPLTKDIGECATEKDRFEAFEKMFNRVHNIDHFHEIKEIMLRWPKFNDPAYTTIDKHPVLKLMKLVNVYITEEDKSKHNKQIFQEYRMLIEALSSLDMLKEFLNTQQIPLEHAIYIRLDMDDLILHKEAVNILKERHKDLILSAPILEMLFLKNLTPYFDPNHEVYSRIIEHVLMNRSLTNVKENAEILVKELKKQKHISHALCIIKLMEDIPPSLCTFDTCYEILMRK
- the LOC128876347 gene encoding NBAS subunit of NRZ tethering complex-like isoform X1, producing MVNSDESSNEPILYELLEYFVRKQDPELIKCRNDAIILPTTGTIKNALRYLNNRYSLPESISQQISLTLPWKIAIGDHGRLLAVLQENVIEIRKAKDEYSSVVGKASVPKDAFPHWRKLSWSPDGTIFVLASSNGYTSFYNALGNNIFNISPKTISQNPHILEAGDAIASMIFLKPRIKSEKWSYEFLLITYSGLLKSYHISVNNGYEANYEFSFGNFYKNGVNAVTYDEKHSLFYVAGNTITQKLTSTASESGLTSWRPLNDYPYCKLSFAFDDNSQTTSRFSIWNIIPLLSLQPESIILKIKISPNSTFLTCLHSDGSISLWALPNLLLQKKWKLFDQPDFNIPNPLGHAKSKKFPPGVTEFHPLDIGWWSDQAIIIARYTGSTSVCSTKNLKNLLGTSPEFLAGQPQICELGPDRGFLCLDCETFTTSKKRNRDSNPEAQILDASSESEEEHDELEPISILNYTTNVVQSTLYSITDIERFQPKRKKSRVLFRTYRILGLKSTTPEELYSRKIDIEEYEEALALANTYNLDTDLVYQTQWRKSELSLNAIQEHLSKVSKRSWVLHECVTRVPDTIEAARELLNFGLKGANLETLIAIGTCDNGKFVVDDTDEDWSEMDEESVSLRQLQKTNQLLEKIDMKNLSEAQSNLIKYRRKLLDHLDKLLTYEIILGSSSKYNKNFYEEFRQLSAVENAIRFAKNGDCQEVEIMFTYYGESLLPHWLAIISFFPETLNPLKYKKLLPECDTDGQLFLLDQRELRQKDWSEKTEFNEIINFKSDDKSNQLYESDPSLSIYKDTLLTTELLQKWYKSRAYQIERNSYLVDNALQLIKIAKSHNINGLENLLLDLETLDDLIYKVYVEDLSLDHLQKLTDLEKIKLLMSMTTEKSFVDDIKNFVLPFIKRRHQYLGGELQRHLFSDYLISISKEDLTLLVKLFEYIKQSQDNEIVQMIEDIAILALHCIYACNDPNMYEKATCIVNSIAKDRDGKKTSGMCTLLEELDRELECTKILNKYGVKTTLNALRENKSNPEAAKQLLIQMARGLNKIIPPPDEKQWAQLLNEMLEIHSLVFTCVDIEICFEICVSARLVSGVKSNIQNCAGLIETKKNEQSLLKVSYEKAVNLILEASKEYFNSSKSLTDSNMELARACLHLIVDDNPHIKEEYDLINSLQILNEFNISILPLQVRLMQDRLKLISDCLNKREDGHKSRQRLLTLATYLRIEKNNSKAREGKVLELIAKKALEVKDFNVCAATCEQLMQNNYIPAWTVALDLGYCENYEDLKTRQKCLWFAINNGPSDILGKALDQIHLIEIQILHKKLELWIPSTEPSDLNDADNADSEDEFIDAMTTPQVETKEFVPKVLEASTGIVKSSASIMKESTFGLIKSISDSNFWKSRLKLNFTNSRDNSIEYDKASQEDNGDLQSFPCFYECLHKRHRLSNLDTKYMNYSMPDIQNTKLKCCRTFLRIAMLSESSCCGLEVSDINHLLLECARYTMEDDWLLGMSYLFSIEKNSIIETQNVLTEFPQTELYTQTALYYYCLELHKRLYRDFENLYLFNPISLIRKIINVAHKSRNADIYENFKYWQTRLLADQQLEGTTFFDTNQIAENSVTTKELELETEPIQSSTLHPGKSQKKTMTTEKSSSQIEGKNEIKLGFSESSVKGEVEWTHDWGNFSDEDVETFESKKDIPKHESSIDHNIPLTKDIGECATEKDRFEAFEKMFNRVHNIDHFHEIKEIMLRWPKFNDPAYTTIDKHPVLKLMKLVNVYITEEDKSKHNKQIFQEYRMLIEALSSLDMLKEFLNTQQIPLEHAIYIRLDMDDLILHKEAVNILKERHKDLILSAPILEMLFLKNLTPYFDPNHEVYSRIIEHVLMNRSLTNVKENAEILVKELKKQKHISHALCIIKLMEDIPPSLCTFDTCYEILMRK